Genomic window (Sphaeramia orbicularis chromosome 7, fSphaOr1.1, whole genome shotgun sequence):
attctatttatcataataactgtgtttgattaccgcactttgaaaatcacagtgatactgctcatttcctggagaagtaGATCACCCTAActtgttttaaaatcctcattctttcaggatatttacatttgttcatttaaacagttcaggaaaatatggctgtttcactttctgtttgtgtgtatacaatagtgtatatgtgtgacattgtgaatgatctgatgtggaaaatggtcaaacaaaccccactatgacctgtccaactactttttttcccactcaaaaaaaaaaaaaaaaaccactcaggaatcagtaggagaactgataaggaattggactggtaagcagaatcaacaatggtattgatattgataaaatcctattaattcccacctgcagtgcagatatctcttctggtcataaggtgccatctttaatgcacatttgtatgtttgatgtttacatgttaatatttcaatgtttctgcCAATAGAATGTAGATTGGGCatgttatttcatttgttttttgcaaaatgcaacttggttacattacttcagtgtgtataagtattttttgaacattctgagcacatttcaacaataccacgataataatgataaccgtgataattttggtcacaataaccgtgatattaaactttcatatcattacatccctaatttgcACATTGGgtggtggttgttttttttataaagtgtTGCTGAGGTGTGTTTGCTTTTATATAACACCAGCAAATGAGGGCATGGTGGAAAAAACAAAGGCTCCTGAATCAGAGACGACACACTTCATGGTCCAGCGTCAGAAATCTGGACTCAACTGGCAGGAGCATTATTTTAAAACAGCGACAAACTGTGCCAACTTTCAACATTAGCAGGCAGAAATCTTATAACACAGATAGTTGTTCCACAATCCCTGCCACCCATGTTCCACATCGTATGGAGAACCGTTTTCAGGACAATTCCACAGAAAACTACAGATTTTTCCACTGATTTGCACAATCCCATATGTGAAATGGTGAGCACTGTATGGAAATTTAAATGATACAGAAATATTAAAACGGAACTTCATTTGTATTTCGGCATACACATTAGGAACACATAACATATTTCAGCTTCATCTGAGCTAAATTTCTgacttaaaatgtaaaataatgtcatTTAACACTGATATGAACAGGAGACTAATCATGATTTGGTCCAACAGCCCCATCCTGGACAGGTCTAGTCCTCTGGGAGTAAAGATGGGCCAATGGAAAATCAGAAGGGTTCACAGAATAGGTTTACATGATTCAGGAATTAGGAGGTTTTCCACTGTGTAAAGGATAAGGGTTCAAGCCTAAGCTGAAGGCCCTGGTCCAGAACCATAATTCATCTACAGCTGATGCACCCACATGGGTCAGGGTCACTGTGGAGAACCTGTGTCAACAACTACAATCTACAGGTAAAGACATTAGCAAGCGTGCTTTGCCTGAATTTGATATTAAAACATGTCAAGTAAATGATTCAAAAACTATAATAAACTGGAATGGATTTTCAGACTGACACTAACGAGGGTCCAACTGTAAACGCACTGATGTGGGTTCAAACTAGACGTCTTCTCTTGTCCAGATGTCTTCACGTGTCTGCCTCTCATATCCTTAAACCCTCTGCACACTAGTGTAATTGTGATTTAGTGACATCTTATTAAAACTCCCACCCACACCAAAGGGCGGGGGAAAAACGCCCACCCGCTCGTCCAATCGATTTCTCgaacactattcacctgattcttatcaaatttcacacacgttctttacatgtacctttctctcaattttggcttttttttttttaacacatttttgagAAGTTTTCGAAAAGATCAagagttaagactcaaaattaatccctggaTAGGCAGGGTATCGGTGACTAGGAGGGGCTAGGTGTTGTAAAGTATTAGTGAGCTCCACCTACTTTTTTGCTTGTTAAATTGTGACACTGAAGAAAGTATcctatcagtccctccagaaaaatgtgggCAAAACTCTTTGATTATGTGACAGAAAATACAgagtttttatgtgattttatgtggTGAAATTGCAGGAATCTGCAAAAAATGTGGGAAGTTGTGAGAATATGTGGGAATTTCAATGACAAAAACTGATTCTTGtcccacaccctgttctaacGAGGCTACTACTGAATGAAAACTGTCTAATTCCATCCTATGAAAAGCAAACATTCAGAAGTAAACATCCACTCCATCCCACAAAGGCCTGGTTCTGTTGGAGTTCATCTTTATTTTCTAATCATGGCTCAAACATGGCTTTAACATTCCTGAGTCACAAGTgtcacaaataaaataattacttCCTGCTTCACCAAAGTGAGGTCAAACAGACCATCTGTTTAAGGCTATTAGAGCCTTTATGTTCAGAGAACATTATTATCGCTGCAGCACaaaccattttcaaatgtttcatGATGGAAAAGTGGCTCCAGCGTCGATTTGAAATAGTAAAATAGTATGAACCCGATTTCATGTACATAAGGTACTAGTTTGATGTCTTTTGCAGATATTTGTCAGCAAATTTTTTTATCatgcatttttcatcatcatgCAGGATTTTTTCTGAGATTCTCGGTTTGTTTACCTTCTGTGGACACGCGAGCCAGTGACGTTGTGCATCACATATTCCATCACTACCTGTGTCAAGTTACAATGCCatattttttcaactttatgCGGAAAAATGCAGGGATTATGAAATCATGACAATATATTTTGCATGGAAATATGCTATTACTGTGGTGGATATGCACTCTTTGAAAAAATGCTGACCCTCATACGTGTGCTATTTCCTTGATTACGTGCTGAATATTGCTATCGCATAATCACGTTTTCCAGGAGGGACTGTTCTACACAAACCCtcttagttcagttcagttaaaaGTTCCTGACCACACCTACTTTTACATTTTAGAAATCCGAAATCCTACAGAGTGACAGGACATGAATGCCTCTTTCCTGTGTCCTCTACGGTCCTGCATCAGTGGTGTGGTTCTTTCCCGGTGGCGCTCTTCTTCACTGTGTTCAGCTCTAACAGACCCCTAATGGAGGTACTGACTGCCCGACAAGGGGCCTTACCTGCGCGGTCGGCCTTCAAAGTGTCCCAGACGTTGCAGTTGAAGTCGTCGTAGCCGGCCAACAGTAGGCGACCACTCTTGGAGAATGCCACGGAGGTGATGCCGCAGATGATGTTGTCGTGTGAATAGACCATCAGCTCCTGGTCGGCGCGCAGGTCGAACAGCCGGCAGGTGGCGTCGTCTGAGCCCGTGGCAAAGGCGTTGCCGTTGGGGAAGAACTGAAACCGAAACAACCATTTCAGTAAAGACACAACATGTAGTTTCTTTAAATGAGTCACTGGTTAGAATGTTTTAAGGCTGAGAACAGAGCTTTGAACCTTCGATGGGACTGACTGGTGAACTGAGACTGAAAAATACTCATGAGTAGAAGGAGCCGAGAGACTGGTAAGGTTCgattatattctgaaactactgTGCATAAGATACAGCTAAGCTGAAAAAATTAAACTACAAATTTTGGACCATAATATGTTATGTCACTTTCTttttgtaaaaatagaataatggTATTAAAAAACTGATTGTTTTGGAACCGATACCAACGCCAACAATACACAGCCGTGTGCCTGAAGTGAGTTTTGGTTCAGTCTATAACTTGTTGTCATTGTCAGTCTAGATAAGCAGCACCACTTGATACTAGTCTCCTCAGTAAAACCAAAGCCTATGTATCTAGGTTACACAAAAAGGCCTGTACAGTTTTGCTGCATGCAGCCATGTTGAGGCCTGACCTCCTTTAACATGTACAGATGAGCTGCATATTACCTCCTGTGTCAGTGCAGCGGCAAAAACAAGGCAGCTATTACCCACAGTGTACAGCCCAAAAGGCACACCTACCAATGAGGTTAGAGGGGCGGGGATAGAAAATGATGATAGATTTTTAGGTCATGATaataaatatcatcataaatcatacatatttttctttagtgTTTAGAGTTTACTTCATCTGTATGTTCTTGTTGAATAAGAATTAAGACTGTGCTCATGTTTCACCTTTTCAGTTAATTATTTTGATTTAAACCAGAATGAACCAAATGAGCACTAACTCACACAGGGACTGCAGATGTGTTGGACTGGTTTGGTTTAGTCTGGTTATTTTTGTCTTGCTACAACTAAGTTCTTAACAGacgccagtgaccaaaaccatttaccgattcaaaatgttcaataacttttcaaccactaaatcctatcaatacatgtcaataattcaggtaaaatacagttcatcttttcatggtcatcagatatgacccatttggatgttcagaggctctgttgttaccgtggaaacgttgtcagcttctacaacattgattcaccagtaaaacccatggagttggatcaatgacagacgCTTATTTTTATCTTCAGGTAATGAAATATTTTGTACAAGGGACACTTTCTTCAGTTCGGgtctgctttgatataataaccgtggaatttagtctgagcttatatgaacatctacacggaTCAGTacactaaatataggaaaatacattattttcatcgTAAAATGCAAAGTATAATATTACAACGAATGGTGATAAAGCACATGGGAAAAGTTCAGGATAGTTCCTTAAGggttaatatcatttttgtgttgtttcaccATCTGGGTTTTTCAACTTCACTcaaaaattattgacaattacGGAGGTAGTTTGGGATAGACGGATGTGAAAGAGTGGTTCcacgcacaacaaaccccacccctcgcacgtactgtagcttattttggcatcaatccagctgatgtcattatgtatgtgtgtgctgatgtcagcatagacaaattttggccattataagtaaatttggggggggggggggggtttataaaaattcataaaaaaatcgaACTTTGACTTACTTACCCTATAATcttatcacatctattctgggtcactggcaatctataaacccaatttggtatgaattcagccaatagttttgctgctaaagtgttaaaagacaaaccgaaccaaaaacaataaggTTTAAATCAAAACATTTGTTATTTTCTCATCCAGCTCTACTTTAGGCTATGGCTCCTGGGACCTGACGCTGAATATTAATACATTCATGACATCCTCTGACATATATATCAAGTTTAGTGTTTTGAAGTATGTTCAGCCAGTTCAGGTAGTGCAGACCCTTTTGTGCACCCTGCTGTGCAGCTGCTCATGACAGCAGAAACCAGGCTAATTCCTGACTGACTGAATTTCAAACTGCTGCTATGCTGTGTTTCTGACAAAGCTGTTCAGAAATCAAACGCCGCTCCCATAACTCATGGATGTTATCAGACCATCAGGGCTGTGGCCTCAGGGGGCTGCTTGTATGTGACCGTTCATTCTCCTATTGTGTGCTCTTACACAGATGGCGTTGATGTCTGACTCGTGGCCGGTGAAGGTCTGTCGGCACATTCCTTCTCTGATGTCCCAGAGTTTGGCTGAGGCATCGCAGGCTCCGGACACGAACAGCCTGGTATCGGGTGCCAGAGAGAGGCTCATGACGTCACCGGTGTGGCCAGCGAATGTAGTAGTCTGCTGACCGGTCTCAATGTCCCACAGAGCGCTGGGAAAGGCATCAGAGAAAAGTCACATTATTAGTTTTGAGCTTCTCCATATCGATTTCATATTCATTTGATTGAATCCCAAAAGGGCGTTAGTGCTCCACCTTAAGTTTAGAATTATTCAGAAAACTCTGATTAAGATGGTGCTATTGTAATACCTCTATTAATACCTTTAATGACCTACTAAACATTCTATATGTTGCTTTAAGATGGCtctgaaaacactgtaaaacatctgTCAATCAGGTAAAAGAATTTAAGATCATTCTGAACTGCACTCGTAGGAGTTGATGGACGATAAAACAAGGGCTTTtactattattaaatattataaatttaACTATTTCAGCTAACTGTGTTCAGCTGAATAAAATCAACATGTATCATATTTCCAGTTGTCTAGCGCTAACAGACACTTCCATGAGGATTGATTTGCAGAACAATCTTCTTTTTATACAGGCAGTTCAGGAACATGCACAAGTAAAATACATATGTAACCCCGTGTACGTATTACTATGATTATTAGTGTCAGTTTGAGTTTTGTACATTTTGCAatggttcaactccagtaaagcCAGTGTGAGGTTTGCAGTTCAGTAACATCAGAAATGTGTTCTATGACACAGAACAGACCGAATCAACAGAAGAACTTAAAAGATAGAGAATCATACAACATGTCTGTGACAATTTCAACCTCACAAAGTCACACTTAAGACCAATGACTTCAAGGCTAGAATTAAAGCCATTTTAATGACAGATCATTTTCCACTGTTTCAGATGTGATATGTCCTCTTAATGATCACTTTTGATACCTGTCATAATGAATCATTTCTTTGAAAATGTATTCATGTTAAGCCTGTCctgattattttttgtttgcaaAGCTAAAAGGAAAATAGTACTGTCATTTATATCAATGTGATCGATGGCTCTTCTTTATTAGGTATGAACACATGAATAATCGGTTTACACTGACAACAGAACATAAGAACAAAACACACCATACAATTATTCGTATGATACTAAATTGCTGATGGTTAATTGACTTAAtggccaggtcgttattgtaaatcagttctcaactaacttatctggttaaataaaggttgaataaataaaaataaataaaataaaaattagtttCAGGCCTAGTAGACCAGAAACCTTCAAATGAGTGTCAAACACCCGGGGGTGCAGTATCACAACTCACCAGGAGGTGTCTCCAGAGCTAGTGACAATCTGGTTGTCATCCAGGAAACGACAGCAGGACAGGTAACCTGACAGGAATCAAACACAGTAGCAACAACAGTTCGTCTGAGCTCCACTTTACACTATGTACACAAACAGACATGGTTTCATCCCTGAGAGTCATCACACACTGATAATACTGTGGTTCTGTGTACATGGAGGAGATAAATACACAACCGCAGAGGAAAAAggaaagggataaaaaaaaaaaaaaaaaaaaaaaaaaaaaaaaaaaagaaaagccaaaaAGCTGTGGGGCATCTCCTGCTTCATGCTTGGCTTCCTGTCCATTAGGCGCCCTCCACTTGTAGGCAGAgtgtaccaccccccacccccctccctgcGGCGAGGGAACTAGAACTAAAATGCTGACACACTTCCTGCATCATGTGACACTGATCAGATGAATGCTCCTTGCCTCAGAGCTCAACACTTTCATTTGTGTTTCAGCGAGGATGTTGTTCAAGCAGCTCCAGGTTTTATTAGAGACACAGACCATGTGACTGGCATCTGTTTGGGTGTTTTGGGATCAGGACTAGTCCAGCACATGGACCTGATGGAGTGATTTAAAATAAGGAAGTGTGATATCTTGCATGGTGTTTATGAAATAACACTAGAAGTTTCATGCATTTTTTGGACTGATATTACAATGAGTGTGTACTGCATGGCTTTTAGAGCGGATGATGTTAATGAGACCATTTACATCCACAACTCCACATGTACCACAAATGTAGCTGCATCTGTCCTATCACATCATGTGAACCCAAATGCCCGGTGACGTACAGAACACAAACTATAACCCTCACAATGACAGGAGTTCCATAAAACCCAATACTAAATCAAAGCAGAGGTTTCTGTTCAAATCCAGAAAATCTTTTTTAATGTGTCTTTCCTACAACTTCTCAAATGTACATAAAAGTACATACTATCATGTTCAAATAAGTCTCCTTTCCCTGGCAATGAAAGGATTCAGGTGATCTGAAGTTCCATCTGTTTCTGAAGGCGCTTCCCTATTGGTAAATCTCAgtttctcagtgtgtgtgtgtgctttactGACCACTGTAGGAAACCACACACACTCTCAGAAACACACTGTGGTCGACTCCTCAGCTGTCAAGCCTGTATGACTCACTTTAACTTTAATACTTTTGAGACATTTTGGGATTGAATTGATGAATGTGCAATACTGTGGCTGATACATCCTGATTTTCTAAAAGTTCCCATAACAGTTACAAATATCACTGAAAACACCAGGCCAGACAGatataaaaacaaatcaaatgttTGAACTGAAAGGTCTGATCTGGTTCAGGCGACAGTATTCTGTGATGCTGTGATTGGCCGGCCTGTTCCGAGGCGGATTCCACATGTGTACCTGTATGTCCGGCCAGCTCGCGGCTCACACGGACGTTTCCCTCGCGGGTCTTCAGGTTGTAGATGGAGCAGATGTTGTCCAGACCTCCACAGGCGACGTAGTTCCCGGAGGGGGCGTAGGCGCACGTCATCACCCAGGAGGAGCGCAACGGGATGGCGTGGACCTGCAGGAGAACGGGGAAGATTTAATATTAGATAGTATGAGGTGACAgatgggggagagagagagagagagacagagggagggcATGTGACAAAGTCTGCCCGCAATATTAACTTAACCTTTCAAGGGCACAATGGCTCCTATAAATAGCACCCTCAAACACTTGTGAATTGTTTTATAATGAACTCAGCCTTTGGCTAACAGACATGAAGGCAAAACTGAGAATGTAAGGATTTGTGAATATTAAAGCAGGTAAGCATGATGTTACACCCGAGACGATccaaaaaacatcagctaataaTTGGAGGAAATTAAAACTGAACCAAATCCGGTTTCCCGCTTAAGGAGGGGCTGCACCACACATGGACCCTAAGGAGACAACGTTCCACATGTGGATGCTGAAGGGAAAAGATAATTTGGAGAAGATTCAAGTTAGACTTTTTTGCAGGACATTCTTATGGAAATATGAATACTGTGACTAATCTTGAGCATTTTAAAGATATGAACTTCAAGACAAATCACACATGAATATCATTCACAGTCTTTAATGTCTAAtcacagctattttttttttttaatcattcttaTTTTTGTAAAGAGATGCCTTCTTTTCTCCCCTCAGCATTACCAGtatgtcccacattgtcccacacaaacaaaTTGTTCCATGGAAGCCTAGCTCCCTAACTGTGACATCAGCCGCATCTAGCACGAATACAAGTATTTGTTAGCTCTAAACTAAGAACAGCAAACTGTAAATCTCTGATCACAGTTCCTTAAGTCTGACATATCTGGTCTTTCTTCAGGCAGTGAACGGAGCTTCTTTACCAATGGATGTTGGATCAAACTCCATCTTTGGTTTTGGGAAACGCTCATCAACATTTAAACAACCAAACCACTCAGGTTAGCCTCCAGTGACAGCAGCCTTAATTCTCTTCCAAGGTGATGTGTGTTTAATGCGTGTTAAAGTGCGACACGGGACGAATCACAGATAAACAAACATGCTGAgcagaagaacacacacacagactaaacACACACAGATTGCATTTTACCTTGTTTGTGGTGTAGCTG
Coding sequences:
- the LOC115421814 gene encoding guanine nucleotide-binding protein G(I)/G(S)/G(T) subunit beta-1, giving the protein MSELDQLRQEAEQLKNQIRDARKACADATLSQITANIDPVGRIQMRTRRTLRGHLAKIYAMHWGTDSRLLVSASQDGKLIIWDSYTTNKVHAIPLRSSWVMTCAYAPSGNYVACGGLDNICSIYNLKTREGNVRVSRELAGHTGYLSCCRFLDDNQIVTSSGDTSCALWDIETGQQTTTFAGHTGDVMSLSLAPDTRLFVSGACDASAKLWDIREGMCRQTFTGHESDINAICFFPNGNAFATGSDDATCRLFDLRADQELMVYSHDNIICGITSVAFSKSGRLLLAGYDDFNCNVWDTLKADRAGVLAGHDNRVSCLGVTDDGMAVATGSWDSFLKIWN